Within the Amaranthus tricolor cultivar Red isolate AtriRed21 chromosome 15, ASM2621246v1, whole genome shotgun sequence genome, the region TAATCAAGGGCTTCCTATTAAAGTTTCAAATGAATATGATATCATAGGTCAAGATGATATATCGGTGTTACCTCGAGATGCTTTAGGGTTGAATACTCCTTTTGTTTTCGAGTTAGCTAGTGAACACCATGATGAGCAGGCAACCGATGAGACAATAGAAGAACCTAGTGCTGATgtcaaatttatcattgatctcgCATGCTGCTTCTACCCGGAGGTTCCTATAGTCGAATTCGTCGTGGCTGTAGCTGTCGTGTGTCGAGCTTGGTGCTGTCGATTTTCTCGTGGCTGTTGATGCTGCCCGGAGATTGCTGTCGTCAGTGTTGCCGCGTGCTGCGCTTGCTGTGTCGAGATTGCAGCTGTTAGAACAATCGTGTGATGCGCCTGCTGTGTCGCGATGGCTGTTGTTGCCGTTGTCATGTGTTGCCGCCTGCTGCTGTCATTGCTGTACCCGCTGCTGTCATCGTTGCGCCTGCATCCGACTTTAAATATTGCATGGTTATGAAACTGTGCTTCTCATTGCTCTATGGTCTCACCCCCTAATGCACCCGATCACAAAAGTCACTCTGAATTTGGCTTATGTGATCtacaaaatgattttaaaagcTATTACCTAGATTAAAATCAATGTGCAACTTTAATATGAATGTGATGCATTCAAAGATAAACAAGCAATCACAAAGGAGGTACAATGGATGGTCCACATTACATGATTTCTATCCATTAACATATCATGCTTCTCATGCTTATAACTTTCCAAATGCCAGATAAAGTACTCGAGGAATCACACACTTTATTTATTGGTGAACCGAATGCTTCAATACTTAGTCAATAGTATTCATGCTTATGAAAATAGTgttgtaactttattttacttgaaattgtgttgatattttatttgctaattaTTTTGGCTTTAATTTCCTTATGCTTGGCAAACTTTTCCTCAATCCTGCATTTTTTCTTACGCAAGAtagcataattttttttttctagatcaTTGCATTGACCTTCTCGTTCCACCATGATTATCCTTGTTAACCATGAATGTACCTCTTGAATCTCCTAAAATCACCTTAGTTATTAGAGTGATACaagttttcatttttcatcgagtATCCTCTACATCCGAGGCCATCTCttaatcaatatttttaacAATTGTCTTGGCAAAAGCTTTAGCATCAAATCATTAATATGACGACAACCCCTTGACAGTTTCATAAAAATTGTAACCACACTTCAGTTTTTCACATCACTCATCAAAAATCTCAAATGAAGATAACAATTTAGGAGTTGTTCGGTGACATTGTCGTTTCTAGTTTTAAGGCTTTTcaaaactaaaattatttaaaactagttcgaatgtttcattttaaaaaacgGCTTTTAGTCTTTCTTTACAATGTAAAAACAAAATAGGAGCAATTGCTTTATGACTGCAAATCCTTGGTGACTTGAGCCATAGGTTACAAAAATGGCTTCTCTTCTCATATGTGTCTGTTATCACTCATTAATTCTTACAATTATCATCTCTTAATTCACATCATTTTCACAATACATCAACTGCAATCTCTTGGTCGGCAAAACTTCAATTAATACTAtgtttggatggaaggaaaATAAGTcaatagaaatgtgacaataCCTTCATTTGGATACCAAAAGGAAGGAGGAGGGAAATGGAGGGGAAGagtattggaaaaaaaaaaactcctttACATTTTTTACTACACAAATcctttcaaaaatataaaaaaattcaaaaaaaaaacatcaatctTTATCCTCCCCCTTTCCCCCTCCCTCCTTTCCctttccttcccttcccttttCTCCTATTCTAGGTAACTACAActagaaaattaattcaattgTTAAATTTTAAACAATAGTTTTAACTACCCAACATAAGAGAAAATAGGAAAATTCAAACAGCTTTTATATTCAATTTCAGATTCTTAACCTCACCCAAATTTCAACATAAACAAAACCATAAGATAACCTTAAAAATGTACAAGAAGTGAAATGTCCAATTCATAACAAATTTCTAATAGTTCTTTACTTTTTAGATTGTAATTAGGGTAGGGATGACAGTTTTGAACACATGATATAATTTTGCGCAAAATAGACAATCTATCAACTTGAGGACTTATGCTACCAGTAATTTGCaatcatatataataataatattgaaaacGTTGTTTACTTTTAAATTATCCAAGTCCTTCAAACAAAATGTCCATAAGATTAAGACAATAAGAGATAAAAGATCATCATTGCGAATTTTCAAAGTACCAAACCATAAAGAGTGATTCCAAAAGACTAAAAATATCATCTTTGTTAGCCATAAAGCTTAGTGCAAAACACTTTCCCCAATATATATCAGTATAATTGTAACAGTTTGTCCGCCTTATTTTGCTCCTCAATTTGCTCCTCTACAGTTggcacaaagattaagaaactGGGTTGTGTGGGTTAATTACCTTTTGTGAGTTAATTAGTGAAATAAGAGTGAGAAAATAGAAAGTAAAGATGTGTTAATGTGGTGGGGACATGTCAAAAATAGTAATAGGACAAAGTTAGTGGGATGAACCAAAATAAAAGGTGGGTGATGTCAAGGGAATAAACAAAGTATTTGTTAAGTCCTACCTTTAAAAGACAATTCTTTTAGCTGAAAACCATCAAACTACCATAATTAATACCTCAGTCCGAAGTGACTCATAGACTTGTGAATTATACCCTttataatatacatcaaaaacataacaaaatgTGGTTAACTACCAATACTTCATAGGTCAATGatttaaagaataaaataacaattaaggtACATCATCTCCGTAAGAGATATTGCCTCTCTTAGTTCCTCTTTTCAATAACCAAACCTCAACGAAGACTATTAGGTCACAAAAACTCAAAATGTAacatacattaaaaaaataactatttaTCTTAATATAAGAAAATGAAAACATGAATTGGCCTAAGGTCACACTAGATAAACAAACCTCAATTGTGAAAGTTTTCAAAACTAGTGAAAGAACTTTGTACCATGAATTATAATCCCCCTCCTTGAAAAATTGAGCATGAATTTCTTAATTTAATCTCATAAACTTTTAGTTTAACAAACATCCATAGAGAATAACGATGGTATCTCTTACAAATTTGAACCATAAAATAAGGTGGTTAGAGGCCCAAAAGATATCATGGTCTTATTCCTTCTATCATTCCCTCAATAACTTCTGCACGAATCTCTAGGTCCTAAATTGGGAGCTGGCCTGCTCAgagtttctttaattttcaaatatttcttTGAAATGAAGCATACATCAAACAACTCTCATGTCAACAAAGAAATTCTGAGATCCCTACAAATGCCTTTACCACAattataatatacaaaaaaggatagaCCACATTGGCAACATGAAACTGATTCTCAAAAGTTAGAAACCTCAAATCCTAAAACATAAGTAAAATGGATGCCAATTCACAAAGCTTAGCTTACACACTACACTTGCGTGCCCCAAAATGAGTCAGTATGTACGATTATACTTCACATATGTATACAGCAACACACGTTTgtatactttcaacaaaaatCACAACTATATATTCTTCCAACACAACAATCCACAAACTCAAAACATATCCCATACTACAAGCAGGCTACTTCATAAATCATAACAAGCTGATATCCACAACACAATTTCATGTGCTCTGAGTTGCTATAAGTATTCATTTCTTTAAGATGCTACTGTTTTCCCCATCAGCTTCTTGAGAAGATCTTACTCCTGAGCTAGTTAGCAATAAACAGTAGAGACAAGGGAATGGGTCTCACGACATATTTGAGCAAATTccaaaactaatcaaaagcaAATCTGCTTATTACAACTCTTGTTAGCACCGATTCTAGGTACAACAAGATCAAGGTCTTAATCAGAATAGATTAGCATCCGCTGCATGAACCATAGATCATTCCTAATGGTCATGACATTGCACTATTTTTAAGTAGTCTTTTACAATGCAGGAAAACTTCATTGCTAAAATTATTCTTGCGTTAGTTTTAACAATCATAAACTACTTATACGCAATATTCCAACTATTTCAGATACAAGATATCAGACAACCACATAATTGTAcaaattatacaaaattttaGCCATAATCTTTCATTGTCGACCATTTTTCATTACAACGATCTAATTCTAATATGCTACAATATAAAAGACGAAGATTTACTAGCACAGAAAAACTGCATAACAGTTAAATATTCAATGTTGACCAAAAGAATAAGGAACAGTCATTAAAAAAGAAGCAAACCAACAGTAGTTGAATCAATGCCCTAACCTTGCAATTGAGAGTCGAGAGAGAACAATGAAGTACGATGGTGCAGTGGTATAGACTGTAGACAATGGCCAAGACCTAGCAGTGTTCTCATTACGCTAAACTTGGGTCATTTTATGCAATTAATGGGAATGAAAGCCCATTCTGCCAGAGGGTGTTAGGCAGGTGGGATTTGAGGAAGGAATGGAACATTGTCATAAAAATAAGTctaaatttttgtttgtttaaaggGAATAGAAATagagaatgagattaaaaaagatAAAGTCCCCAACAAAAATGTGTTGAGGGAGCATAGGTATTTGAGTTGAGACTTTTATTTTATCTCTTTCTTCCAAGTCTCTACCAAAATAAACAAGGAATGAGACTTTTTAGTTTTCAAAtggaaaaatgaattaaaaagcAACCAACTGAAACAGTTTATGATTTAATGTTAATTGAATCGACACAACATCTTTTGATGGAGCAGGTGAATGAAGAAATAAGTGGAAATAACCTAGTTAaagagtgtgtgtgtgtgtgtatacttCCTTTAAGCTgagtttttaacttttatttggtCAAGTTCATATTCTTCAATGGAACATATCTAATAAACCCAACTATTGAAGGCTTTTCAACTTCCATGGAATTGTAATTTAAGAAACTTTGATCGTGACTTTTGAACCATAAAACATAATTGTGTATTAGTCCATATGAAACCTCATAAATGTTGTTAAGCTTACTTTTTCATGTCATTTTTCTGCTTGCTAAAACAAAGATGTAGTGAGGATTTGAGAAGCTCTTATCTATTATATGCTGGAACATTTAATTATTCAGTGCAATTCTTAATGGATACTTTTCCTTTACCATGTGTTAAAAATGCTTGCATATTTGGCATCATGTTTGTGTTGTCAATCTTTGCTGAGGTAGCGCATCAACTTGATGTGAGGTAgacactttttaaaattttgtatttttaattaccATTATTTATGATATGACATACTTTGTCCTTGACACTAGCAATAGCTTGCTAGGTGTGAGTTTTGCTTCCTCACAGGGAGGAAAAAAAGATGAAAGTTAACATTCTACATTGGCACGCTGTTGCTTCATGGACCTGGGATGCCCAAGATGAAACATGTGGAATATGCAGGATGGCCTTTGACGGTTGTTGTCCTGATTGCAAATTACCTGGGGATGACTGCCCATTGAGTAAGtaaccttttctttttcttttttgtgaAACGCTAAAAAATCCCTGCTGTTTTTCCTGGTACAGTATTGATTTATGTATGAATTAtacaaatacaataatatacacatGATATATGTGTGAATCATTCAAATATAGACAGCTGTATTAGTATTGTAGCCTTGTTGAGGAGTACTGGTATTGGGGCATTATCGTTTCTGGATATTTAGGATGGGGGGAGTACTTTATCCTGTCAAAGATAGTTTTTTTTTGTCTAGACAAGTACTGCAAGGGGGCAACTTATTGTTCGACATAGATGTAGAGGCTTTCAGGAAACCTTTTGACCTCCAGATTGCTTACAAACTAAACCAAATGTCATTGAGTTTTGTTCTTATAGCCGACAGATCATATTGGATATGGTCTTTTGAAACGCTTAGTGAATGTTGTTACTGGGAAAAAGCTTTGTGGGACGTGTTAACTGATAATCAATCCTGTTTGAAGATGGCTTCTGATGGTTCCCCTTTGTGTCATTTAAAAAAGACCCCTTccggattttaattttttgttttcttaaataCTTGTTTAGAATGCAGTTGAGGAAGTAGACTACATTGTTTCTGAATTACATGCCTCGACATCTCATTAAATGCTAATGAGATGAATAGACATTCTAAGATGAGATTTTGTTTCTTTTCGTTTGCTGTACGTCTTGTACGTGTACTAGTTATCTGGTGCCCAATGTGTAGCTCAAAGACTCATGTTAATGTAAACATTGGACGCTGTGGATCGTCTCTAGAGTTTTCGATATATTAAGCACATATTTGAAGGAATGGACTTAGTAATAACATGTGCaattttgttttacttgttGCTTGGAGATCATAAGATATATGTTCATCATTGTTCTACTAGTTACCGATGTACAATTGAGATTTTTAATCCATAACCTAGTTTTGCACTGTCGATACTGGCAACTTGCATTTTCAGAATGATTGCCTTCTTTTGCATTgcttaatttttaaagtattaaaaatataaattttgttttcaattgctTGTTTCCGTTGTTCCACTAATTCATTATAGAATGGTATGTTAATGCGGTAACGAGAGTGATGAGGTCATTATAACGCCTAAACATCTGTCAAAAGCATGAAATATCCCTTGATATGGCTCAAAAAGCGTTTTTTTACCTTTACGATGCGGGAAATATCGGTTTGTTTTTTGCGACGCAGCCAATGCTGATGCAGCCTTTGTTTTTTGCGACGCAGCCAATGCTGATGCAGCCTTTGTTTTTGCATAATGTCATAGGTTGGTTTCTTACTTTCTAATTGCTGGTTTGTGATTGATGCTTGTGTGCACAATGTTTCTGATATGTGTGGAACCCTGTGTGTTTATATCTAATAATACAACATGGGTTATGCTCTTGGTGTATAAGACTAAAGATGTCTCATTTGCAGTTTGGGGACAATGCAACCATGCTTTCCATCTACACTGCATTTTAAAGTGGGTCAATTCACAAACCTCTCAAGCTCACTGTCCTATGTGTCGTCGAGAATGGCATTTCAAGGACTGAAAACGGCGGATTCTAAAGTCAACCATAGTACAACTCCTAACCTTCCTTTATTGTAATGTAAATTCACGCATCATTGCCTcactaataataaagaaatgtaAGCCATTTAATAGTTGGTTATTGCTTTACAAAATCCTATTTGGAAGAACAACTCACAAACTTTGCTACTGTTTGTGTCGCGCCATTGTTATGATTCAAACTAGAAGGTTTCGGAATTGTTTGGAATCGAGAACAAGTTTGACATTTCCTTGATGATGGGTCTTGAATTTGGTTCTTGGTGTATAAGGATGGCAATTAAGTCTGAGTCTACTCCTAATCCAACTTGATCCGAGGAATTCAATCTGATTTGAGTCtgagaaaataatatcataCCCTGGATCCGATTATATAGTTCGAGTTCGATTCAGAGATGGATCGGAGTTGGACCTTATACTCTGGTCGGACACTAACTCCAACTCCGACTCGACCCGACTCTAACTCGACCTGACACCCGACTTCGAGTAGAATATAGTTATAATATTCAAAGAGAGATCGTAGAATTATAGTTAATGTTGTTAAAAGCATGAATttaactcaaataaaaaaaaaaactctcagAATCGAATAGTAAATACGAATGATTTAAGAATTTTGCTAAATTATGAAGCATTAATCGCTTTTGTATATTCTTTAGTCATTATTATTGTAAAAGAACAATTAAAACTCACTTATCTttaaaaattgttattattcaaaaaatacatatatacttattgttttcttttttcctaTTATTTCTATGAATCACTAAACATaaaaagatatatatttatcataTAATTCAGTAATTTAGAAAACCTAATCATATAATTCAATAATTCAATAATCTTTATTAAATTAAGCAATGCCAAGTAGAGTGATCTTGTAATAGCTTGTAATAGGTTATCAAAgctacattatattataacaatttaaaaggCCTATTAATTTCAtaacaataaatgaaaaaacttaATAGTTTTCGCAAtcaataattcaaaaattatcAATTATGAACATCAACTCAATCGTAACACTAAATGAAACCAAGTCTTAAATGGTAATCTACTTAAGAAAAACTAGCTCTAAGGTGGCAAAATTTTTCACTAAAAAGCTAAGAGTCATAACACCCACGCTTATTATTCATAAAATAGTCATATTATGGTCAAAAGTCTCAATTTTAATCAATTCGAAAgcaaaaattagaaattaaagtCTACAGATATGGTTGATTGGATAGGTTAAGACCCAATTTAGCATTTTTGTGGAGTATTATTAGAATCGGTATAATTGTATGATTCTAGTTGTGGTTTAAGAGTCTTTATTTTATCATTAGAAagcaaaaaagtaaaattaaggTCCAAAGATATAGTTGATTGGGGCTAAGACCCTATTTAGCATTTTTTTTGgagtattattaaaattgtgTAGAATCGGTAAAATTGTATGATTCTAGTCATGATTTCATGATTTTATACGATTTTAATGATTCTAATTGCGATATTAGAATTTGCAGGACGtacatattttctttgttaagtTGTACGTATTTGAAAGGCTACACTATTagttttttatacttttaaatcattagtataatatcgATATTAGACCAACTATAAGTAAGTGTTTTAGCATGCTGATGTTGGATTTTGAACTAACTTAAGCTAGCATTTTGGCATTTTGTAGTTGTCATGTTAGGATGatttaattgatattttaattattttaagttattgttttaatatgctgaagttgataatttaattagtttaataTGTGTATGTTTATGTGTGtgttagagagagagagagagtgagGGATTTAGTTGGAAATTTGAATagtttatgtttttgttttggAAGGTCGAAATTGCCATTTCAAATTGATTAAGTTGGCCTTTTGACTAggttaagttggtgttttaaccggCTGAATTTGACATTTTAACTAGTTTGAGGTTGTGTTTTAGAATGATCAAGTTGGCTTTTTATTTCTGTAAAGTTgatgttttaacttgtagaaATTGACATTTTAGTATGTTGAAGTTGACATTTTAAACAATATAAGTTTGCTTTATAATGTATAAGTTGTGTTTGCCTCTATACaaacaaatgttttttttatcaagaATCCTATTTTCTTCAACAAGCTCTCTCATTAGTTCTTAAATTGACGAACCCaaataaaataccaaaataTGCATCACAATACAACTTATTATATGGAATCGAATGATATAAGAAGTAGGTGTTgtatatagtttatttaatataGTTTCTTATGAGTTTATATCCctcaaaaaaatgttaatttgttaagaggGATTGTGTTTgtcttattttatataattttttatgaatgtATGATTCTTTTaccaaatttaatttgttggaaGAACTATGtgaatgtatttatttatttttagatatcaCAACTTATGATTCTCTTGCAAATTTTCAATTTGCTAGAAGAATTATGTTtatgattttgatattttttttagaaaaaaaatatatttttattaggtGATGATTGGGAATATTCTAAATTAATGATTATTTAGGTATTGATTTATGATTTAATTTAGTGATGAAATTTTTGTGTATacgtagatgtatatatttaatgttatgtgtttgttaaaattttggttaattTCTTTATTGAGATTAAATAGTGATAGTAAATGTTGTTTGTATGTGTTGTTGATTGAATCATTAGAATATCTAAAGGAGATTAAAgggatttaattatttaaataaaatatgttgattcaattaggaacgggaacagcaacaagaggggggtgaattgttgttgttgcaagtttaagcgattatgccctgtttttgcggaattattcaaaataaataaagcttaaactaagagcaaaataataagagagacgcacgattttacgtggaaaccttttgggcctaaacaaaaggaaaaaccacgaccacttgggatttctaaccacttcactatgtttaaggcaattagttacaattacaataaacaccttacttcactcgaagcgaaacaactaggccaactcttcactctctaattgctttactcaaagcaacaaacttagctttacaataagctaatcctctctagcttcactaaaagctatctaacttcccccttagactcacccgagtctaattacataaactctcaaaaacccttacaaaaaggatataaattctctaaaataaatcaaagagttgcatcaagaaaatattataatttaattggcaattttgagaacaaaatatttcttgtaaaatccaacaaaaacgtatgaaaaatacttaagcacaaaacgttggattacttttttttttttcacttaaaaaaacggaattatcttgcaatttatagaaaataatattcctaagaaaatggaataatccaatccatcatcccactatcaagagatcatgggagtaatgtggattaagcaaacacacggttatttccataagatttgattaagtcaaatcacacgtgtacataaacaataaccgctgttcccttaataaccgctgttccctaaagtagcagtttcttcagtagtaattcctgttccccaaattaatggctggaacttcatgctatattttagaaaacggttaatcttagtgggaatgattgcttgctattttttaggaataaaaaccggttagaaagatttgctaagaccaattcaaagttagttaattctatttttaacaaatccaggatttactaaaaatagatcctaaaataaaggatcttaacaaataaaacgtgaatacattttctttaacaaaaacgatttgccaattaacttttaataaatttttactgcaataatttaatttaaaatacattaactaaaaataataattaaaatatgataatcagaattttcagtcaacgtagtcaaccttcagctcaggaacagtgtgctgtctccagacttcagtttagctagaacatccaacttgggaacagtagatctgctgtctccattttacatcccaagcgatatacttctcctaacatcaattgaaaccttttgacatgtacgtttccataagctaaggcataggtactatcaacgatcataatcataatcggatatcgacctgcacaatctctaaaaacatgttcgcttaaataaagtgtagtcatcatcaaaactcaagaggtccaacaaattccccctttttgatgatgacaaacttttcaaacaaacttaaaaacaaaatagagtaaaccaatgttgaagagtatgttagagagcaaaacaactctacattacttagtaaattaactcgttacaatataatttaccaagcatacattaaaaacaaattactctattaattagaattacttaaaataacttaagcataatcaaaatatcGGAAGAACttttataacttaagatttcaaataaaactaaaacaaaacaaatcttaccaaacaaaacttaaagcactgtaagaaattttatcatagcattcaagtaatcatcagagcatatacatcataacaatcaaagtatgtatctcggtatgtatatcagagctaaacttattaatcatcagagcatcagagcatgaatatcagagcatagccacagttcctaatgttcaacagaataaatgtatatcagactaagcatactcaagcattatttaagtttgtgccaaatattcccccttttgacatcattcaaaaagaagataagcaatcaaaccacagcactaaacatatagttatagtcaaagagagaataaggatgcacaaattaaaaagcaataacaatgaatgcaagcatgataagcaatgactaatcaaacctaacagttagtagcatatgtaaaaaggtttaacaaagttaacaatgtttaagaggtgtaccccagctgataccaaaagacaaagaaattgtttggtgacagagatagtagcaatgaaacataaaagatattaaaggagaactaggaagcaggggcatcttcatcaatatattctgtttccacctccactgtgtccaatttagcaccaagacgagcctccatttgagtcatctggtcagctaatgaggctagggaaacacgaatctcatcttgaaatttgaagaagcgatcctgcaaatcatcaagcttaaggAGAATAGAGTATAAGGGGgcagtaggaacggttgcctgatcaaagctttgtctgttaaatgatggtggtggtgatcttggtattggtgatggtggtggtggagtggttggctttggtgagggaaaactattgggttcagccctagagtcatcatcaagagcaacttcaggtcccatccccttgtcttcttcctccttatcagaaggaacaacctcctgttccttaactccagctccttctttctcctgttcctccttttcaacttctttttcctgttcctccttctccacttcttcctctacttcctgttcctccttttccttcccctcttcctcctgttcctcatcatcagaatcaatttcaatctgttccacagcattttcaaggatcccttcctcatttaatttaaggcgcaagttattcaaacattttgcacctatcatgttactgggacccataggaaaactgtattctccaagtggaacaccaaattttgagaaaatccaggacaataaaccaccatagcctaccatacatcttttggctatacaatcatttaaatgcgaaatcatcaaggaaggaaagttaatctttatattgttcaccatacagtaaatcaaagtggcatctcgaagacttacctcactacgttttgaatttcgtggtaaaataaaccttcgagcaatgttgtaaagtaacttgtgtaagggggacaaaacattgtgactcactttacctctcttttgcctaacacctaaacatctccaaacatccttttcatcaatcccagaaaacgcaatttttgacccaacataataaacatcaaaaccagtggctggcactcctagccactctcctaacgtcaaactatcaaattcaatttcaatttctttaattgaactgaaacaaactccatcattaaTAGAGAAGttagagatgaactcacgcataatttctgggttaatgggattgcagcagtaatcgcACATGAGTGATTCtcaatgttgagtttgtagaattttgtgaaattgaggaaagtttgcagtctcataccactctttgtcaaggccaaagccaactgacatttctttggAAAGTTCCTCAGCGTTTAAGTAGTgggttaccttcattttctttacagAACGTGTTGGAGGTTTCTTGGATCCTCTTGATCTCTTACTGCTTGCATGTATTTTCGgggagatgggggttccctccggttcttttgatgaagactcaggcttaggagtgtgagaaggtgggtatatgacttgaagaggtacaggttgcttcattttagggttctggtttttgattttcatgga harbors:
- the LOC130801275 gene encoding anaphase-promoting complex subunit 11, with amino-acid sequence MKVNILHWHAVASWTWDAQDETCGICRMAFDGCCPDCKLPGDDCPLIWGQCNHAFHLHCILKWVNSQTSQAHCPMCRREWHFKD